The Neomonachus schauinslandi chromosome 13, ASM220157v2, whole genome shotgun sequence DNA segment TGCAATGTCAGCATCCTGCAGCTTCGCACCAATGGTGAGCTCTTTCTGGATCAGCTCCTTCAGCTCCTTCTTGCTCAGAGTGTTCTTGTCATCTTCCCTGCCCGAGTATTTATGGAAGATGGCCACGAGGAGGCCAATGGCCTGATCCAGGGG contains these protein-coding regions:
- the LOC110587133 gene encoding protein S100-A6-like, with the translated sequence MACPLDQAIGLLVAIFHKYSGREDDKNTLSKKELKELIQKELTIGAKLQDADIAKLMDDLDRNKDQVVNFQEYLKDLYV